The sequence TTCTCCAGCACCGCCCACCTCGATTGAAAATCATGGATATCCCTGGTTTTCAACAGCTCCCGCACGTGTTCCTTAATCCCATAAATCACGCCCAGCTCAGGATCTGCTTCAAGGATCAACTTCAGCCGCTCAACTTGCCTAATCGACAAGTTCTCCAAATTGCAGGTCAACAGTTTCCGATACTTGTAGGCCGGATCAGCGGCCCTTCCTCGGCGCTGGAGCACCTCGTGGGAGCGACGCCGGCGCACCTGAGTAATCATGAGATTCGCCCGCTGAATGACATGAAAATGGTCCACGCTGATCTTTGCTTTCGGCAGGTTCTCCCGCACCGCTTTGCGGAACTCAGCAGACATGTCAATGGCCACGTACTGTACTCGTTGACGCCAGTACCGTGGCCGGGACTTCAACCACTTCTTCACCGCTGCACAGCGTCGTCCGTCCACAATATCTAGAATTTTTCCGGTATCCAGGTCGGTGAAGACAATAGACCACGGCTCAATACGGACCACTTTCCCGGTGCGGCCGCGTGCGTAGCGGACCTTACGAAAACGGTGCTCATCAATACCGAGGCGGCGGATGAACATGCGGTCCACGTTGCCTACAAGCTCACCGACCATGTTCGCTCTTGCCATCACGGTTGGCCAGGAAACTTGGTACGCAGAAGCGACCCTGGACACGGCTCGCAGTTCGCAGCTCATCTCGTCCACGAGCTTTTGAGAGAGCCTGGTAGTGATTCTGGCCCTCAACGGTAGCTGTTCGGTGGTTTGCACGAACGAGCGGCGTTCGCAGGCGGTCTCTTGGCAGGCCATCCGGCGTTTGCGCACCAGGACCTTAATGTCGTTGCCACCGGTTGGGAGGTCTTTGACCCGGTGCACTGGTCTGGCGTGGATGCGGGTGGTGATCACCCCACAAGTTGGACAGGCTGCCTCTGTGGCTTTGGGCTCGATAAGGACTTGTCGTCCGGCTGGTTCTTGGGTTGCGTCGATGACGCGGTAGTCAGTGAGGTTGAGAAGAATCGACGCAGCGTCGTTTCCACCGGTATCTTTAAACACGGCTCGTAGTTCCTTGCTGATGGTTTGTCTAGACAACATCCATTTTCGCAGAGGACTGCGGGCCTTACTTATTTTTCGGGCTCACCACGCTAAAACTTGAAGAGCCCCTATGACATGGAATCATTGGCCAGCCCCATGCTCGCCGCAGCGCTACTGACCATCACCAGCTATCACAACCTCTTCATGGGGACCGTTGTGGGGTTTGCCGGTTCGGCGCTCTTGGTTTCCTCCACCAAATTCCCTGTGATCGCGCCACCGCAGAAGGCGAAGTTCTTCCATCGCCTGACCGGTGGAACCCGAGCCTTCTTCGCGGCCGCTGAATTGCGCAGCCTGATGGGCTTGAACCTGGTGGTGGCCTCGACCTCGGCGATGGTCATCGTCAATACCGTCGTGCTGGTCAAGGCAGAGCTAGGGCGTTCCCAGGTGGACGTTGCCCTGCTGCTTGGCGCCTATGGAGCAGGCTCCATGATTGTTGCCCTGAGCATGCCCGGACTGCTGGAGCGCATTGCCGATCGCACGGTGATGCTTGTTGGCGGGCTACTCATGCCGTTGCTGCTCTTGGCTGGCGCGGGCTTGATCTTCTGGGGCGAGGGGAGCAGCCAATGGGCGGCAATCCTCGCGTTGTGGATGCTGCTTGGTGCTGCCACGGCAACAATCCTGACGCCCTCCTCCCGATTGCTTCGCCGCAACAGCACCGAGCAAAACCGGCCCAGCGTATTCGCCGCGCAGTTTTCGCTGTCCCACGCCTGCTTCTTGCTGACCTACCCGCTGGCCGGCGCGCTGGGAGCAGCGATCGGCTTGGCTCCAGTCGCTGCAGTACTGGTGATTGTGGGATCGGCTGGAACCGTGCTGGCGTACCTTTCGTGGCGCCCTGATGTAGTGCCGGTGGCAGTGGAACAGTGAGACAAGGGAAGTGGCTGTGGGGCCGGCTCGTCCAGTGGCGGAATCTAGTCTTGTAGACGCAGAAGCTGCAGCGCACGCGCCTGATTGATCTGGGTGAAGTCCCGGTAATACGCGCCCACGGCGCCGAAATTCTCTGGCGTCCAGACCGCGTATACATGCTCAGTAAGCGATTCGAGCTCTTCCACTGACTCCCGTGCGGCGACGGGTATCGCAATGACGATGGACTTCGCTTCCAACCGCCGCACCAATTCAACGGAGGCTTTCATGGTGGCGCCGGTCGCGATGCCGTCATCGCACAGAATCACCGTTTGCCCGGTCAAACCCGGGGAGTAAGCCCTGAATATGTCGGCCAGCAGCATCAGTTCCGAGTGCGTCCCGTATTCCAAGGAGTCCAGTTCATCAGCGCCGAAGTAGCGAAGTGCCCGGCGGTAGATCTCCTCATTGATGTAGCGTCCGTTGCCCGACGCGTAGTGGGCGATAGCGCCGAATGCCAGTTCAGGATTGCTCGGTACACCGAGCTTGCGAACTGCCAAGGCACCCAGACGCGCCTTGAGGATCTTGGCAACCTCATAGGCGATCGGGACACCGCCGCGCAAAAGGCCCAGTACCGTGTAGCTGCCGGCGGGCAGCTCCAAGGCCAGCCGCATGCCCAACGCCGCGCCGGCGTGGCTGCGATCATCAAACTTCAGGCTCTGGTCAGTGGCCATATACCCAGTCTTGCCCAAAGCCCGGGAAAATCAAGGGCACCCAAGGATCCTGAAGATGGGTTCCACAGAAACGGGAGCTCTGAAGCGACCCCAGATACCTTTTACCTTCAGTTGGAACTTGTCGGAAGCAGAGCCACGAGTCCGGCTGTGTTACCGGCCCGGAGTCCTGCGGTGGCATGAGTGACAATCCTGTGCTGGTAGCCTAACTCGGTGACTGAACTATCTAGCAGGGTCAGGGTGCACCGACTCGATGTAGCAAAAGGCGCACTGATCATTTTGGTTGTCCTAGGCCACCTGTTGGAAGCGACCGCAGGATGGGAAGCTCGAACCACCAGACTCCCGCTGACGGCCATCTATATGTTCCATATGCCGGCGTTCGTTTTTCTTGCAGGAATCACCGCCTAGTCCACGCAGCTTCCTCGGCGAATTGGCGTGTTCCTCGTCCTGCTGGTCGTATTCCAGACGCTCTATTTTTCGCGGTACCACTGTTAGGTTTAGAGCGAACCTTCTCGCTTGTCAGACCCTTTTGGATCCTCTGGTTCCTTTTGGCCATGTGCTGGTGGCAGTTGCTGACGCCTCTAATCTCCAAGTTCCCCAAGACATCCGTGGGCCTATCATTTCTCATAGCTAGTATGTCGGGCATTTTTGAATAGATCGGCTACGACTTCACCTTCTCCCGTGCCGTCGTCTTCGTGCCATTCTTCGTCGTGGGTGCGACCCACGGACAGGTGATTCTCCGCACTGCAGGTCGTATTGCCGTCCAGTGGAAAATTGCAGGAGTTGTAGCGCTGGCCGGAGCGTGGTTGTATCTGTATTATCGAGACACTCGGCCTGGATGGTTGTACGGCAGTTTCTCCTTCGAACGCCTGGATACTCAAGACCCTCAAGGAGTGCTCTTCCGCATTGGTCTGCTGTTCATTGCGTCTGCCGCGATATTCGTATTCCTATCTCTGATGCCGGACAAGGATGGCATGCCAGCTATGCTCGGCCGGCGAAGCTTGGCGATATATCTCATGCACGGTTTCGTAGTTCTCGCTATTACTCCGTATCTTCCCCTGATCCTTGACCAAACAAATAGCATCGTGGCGTTCGTGGCTGCGGTTCTCTTGACCGTGCTGACAGTAGCGCTGTTCGCATTGCCTGTCTTCGACCAGTTGATTCGGTGGTTCAGCCAATTCATCGTCAGACAGATATCTAAGCCCGTGGTGTTGGCGTACCAGCGACTTTGGGTACCGCGCAACTAGGCACGTCGAGATCTTTGGCGGTTACTGGTCTACTGCTGGCCTGATACGTGCTTTCAGCTACCACTGTTGAGGAGATTGGTCATTCATAGCGAACTACTGCTGAAAATAAGAAAATCCCGGGTCCTTCGCGATAATTTCGCGAAGGACCCGGGATTTTGCGTAGCAGCTCAGGGAAGCTGCAAGCTCACGTCCAGAGGTTGTTCGGCTTAGACCTGGTTGCCCAGCTTGAAGCCCTTGGAAGCCTGGCCGTGGTACGAGCCATCTTCGTCACCGGCACGGGTGAAGGAGAAGCCGTCGGCGCCGATGGTGACTTCCAATTCGGAGTCGTCGGTGCGCTCGATGACTTCCTGCACGTTGCCATCCAGGTCCAAGACCTTGGAAGCTTCGGTGTACCAAGAAGGAACAACCGGGTTGCCCCACCAGTCACGGCGCTGGTTATCGTGCACGTTCCAGGTGATGGTCGGGTTGTCCGGATCGCCGGTGTAGTAATCCTGGGTGTAGATCTCGATGCGGTGGTCATCTGGATCCAGGATGTACAGGTAGAACGCGTTGGAGACACCGTGGCGGCCTGGGCCGCGCTCGATGCGATCCGAAATGCGCAGTGCACCCATCTTGTCGCAGATCTGGATGATGTTGTGCTTCTCGTGGGTGGAGAAGGCCACGTGGTGCAGGCGCGGGCCGTTGCCACCGGTCAATGCGGTGTCGTGCACGGTGCCCTTGCGGTGCATCCATGCTGCGTAGGTGGTGCCTTCGTCATCCTGGATGTCCTCGGTGACGCGGAAGCCCAGGTCCTCGAGGTACTTGCGGCCGCGTGGCACGTCCGGGGTGACCTGGTTGAAGTGGTCCAGGCGGACCAGTTCGCCAGCCGAGTACAGGTCGTAGCGCATGTGCAGGCGCTCTACGTGGGTGGTCTCGAAGAAGAACTCGTATGGGAAGCCCAGTGGATCCTCAACGCGCACGGCGTCGCCGATGCCCTTGACGAAGCCTTCCTTGCGGCGCTCGGTGCGGCAGCCCAATTCCTTGTAGTAGGCCTCGGCCTTGTCGACCTCTTCGGTGGAACGCACGCGGAAAGCCATGGCCTTCAGTGCGGCGACCGGACCCTTGGTCAGAACCAGGTTGTGGTGGATGAATTCTTCGAAGGAACGCAGGTAGATCTGGTTCTCGTCTTCGTAGGAAACATGCAGGCCCAGAACGTCTACGTAGAAGTTGCGGGAGCGCTCCAGGTCGGTGACGACCAATTCAGCGTAGGCGCAGCGCAGGATATC comes from Glutamicibacter arilaitensis Re117 and encodes:
- a CDS encoding ISL3-like element ISAar13 family transposase; the encoded protein is MFKDTGGNDAASILLNLTDYRVIDATQEPAGRQVLIEPKATEAACPTCGVITTRIHARPVHRVKDLPTGGNDIKVLVRKRRMACQETACERRSFVQTTEQLPLRARITTRLSQKLVDEMSCELRAVSRVASAYQVSWPTVMARANMVGELVGNVDRMFIRRLGIDEHRFRKVRYARGRTGKVVRIEPWSIVFTDLDTGKILDIVDGRRCAAVKKWLKSRPRYWRQRVQYVAIDMSAEFRKAVRENLPKAKISVDHFHVIQRANLMITQVRRRRSHEVLQRRGRAADPAYKYRKLLTCNLENLSIRQVERLKLILEADPELGVIYGIKEHVRELLKTRDIHDFQSRWAVLEKSVKTTKMVEAKSLFRTLTAWRRELLVFIRTRLTNARSEAANLTAKNLKRIGRGYRNHGHYRVRILLYTAGLRPC
- a CDS encoding MFS transporter, whose amino-acid sequence is MESLASPMLAAALLTITSYHNLFMGTVVGFAGSALLVSSTKFPVIAPPQKAKFFHRLTGGTRAFFAAAELRSLMGLNLVVASTSAMVIVNTVVLVKAELGRSQVDVALLLGAYGAGSMIVALSMPGLLERIADRTVMLVGGLLMPLLLLAGAGLIFWGEGSSQWAAILALWMLLGAATATILTPSSRLLRRNSTEQNRPSVFAAQFSLSHACFLLTYPLAGALGAAIGLAPVAAVLVIVGSAGTVLAYLSWRPDVVPVAVEQ
- a CDS encoding phosphoribosyltransferase, which produces MATDQSLKFDDRSHAGAALGMRLALELPAGSYTVLGLLRGGVPIAYEVAKILKARLGALAVRKLGVPSNPELAFGAIAHYASGNGRYINEEIYRRALRYFGADELDSLEYGTHSELMLLADIFRAYSPGLTGQTVILCDDGIATGATMKASVELVRRLEAKSIVIAIPVAARESVEELESLTEHVYAVWTPENFGAVGAYYRDFTQINQARALQLLRLQD
- a CDS encoding acyltransferase family protein — translated: MHRLDVAKGALIILVVLGHLLEATAGWEARTTRLPLTAIYMFHMPAFVFLAGITA
- a CDS encoding acyltransferase family protein, coding for MPFFVVGATHGQVILRTAGRIAVQWKIAGVVALAGAWLYLYYRDTRPGWLYGSFSFERLDTQDPQGVLFRIGLLFIASAAIFVFLSLMPDKDGMPAMLGRRSLAIYLMHGFVVLAITPYLPLILDQTNSIVAFVAAVLLTVLTVALFALPVFDQLIRWFSQFIVRQISKPVVLAYQRLWVPRN
- the hpaD gene encoding 3,4-dihydroxyphenylacetate 2,3-dioxygenase, which translates into the protein MANPIPTPSVPAPDILRCAYAELVVTDLERSRNFYVDVLGLHVSYEDENQIYLRSFEEFIHHNLVLTKGPVAALKAMAFRVRSTEEVDKAEAYYKELGCRTERRKEGFVKGIGDAVRVEDPLGFPYEFFFETTHVERLHMRYDLYSAGELVRLDHFNQVTPDVPRGRKYLEDLGFRVTEDIQDDEGTTYAAWMHRKGTVHDTALTGGNGPRLHHVAFSTHEKHNIIQICDKMGALRISDRIERGPGRHGVSNAFYLYILDPDDHRIEIYTQDYYTGDPDNPTITWNVHDNQRRDWWGNPVVPSWYTEASKVLDLDGNVQEVIERTDDSELEVTIGADGFSFTRAGDEDGSYHGQASKGFKLGNQV